From one Amycolatopsis sp. FDAARGOS 1241 genomic stretch:
- a CDS encoding tyrosine-type recombinase/integrase, whose translation MVNEATNRARQRGQIERRGNSLRVRVYAGVDPVTGKRLYLEESTTDEREAEKIRTRFLAEVNEERHARSNGLFRVAMKDWLGLADLSDDTRDTYEGYARNYLYPVFGDVPLAKIRVRMLEEFYADIQRCRTRCDGKPRIEHRVDGPHECRTVQHKRRPGRPPAAGYPPHDCDEAGCVVTRCEPHTCKPLAKATVLKLHFMIHGTFAAAIRWEWVKSNPAEHARKPRAPKPDPQPPTSEQAARIIQAAWEKDDAYGSLVWLVMVTGMRRGELARIRWRDVDFDKALLAVHETKTDQPRRIALDAATVDVLRDLRLHYESRMRALDAEPTEDAYLFSPSPTFDRPYNRSWLSRRYSRMCSSLGIDSHLHALRHYAATELILAGVDIRTVAGRLGHADGGNTTLRVYAAWVAEADKRAADVIGGRMKRPSRSQARPEVLPGGERVAVPHDVMRAVCSRWPARGESWASAAEGEFAELCRSHEAQPRKVLAARYGLVVSVETPNGRLIMKSTPDPAGALQASAARRLAMLGVAPAVHQVVESAVSTWTVMDQVQPGTRDIQSASIDELADVLRPLAGALQTREFPPISIWLRERLLGGDAFDLPRGFEAASDRERERALSILDQLVVDESRSLCHGDLSSGNVLRGEHGLLLIDPRAVSGDREYDAAVLALKAGRPVGELARRLKIDVSRAEAWGAVAVAARV comes from the coding sequence ATGGTCAACGAGGCGACCAACAGGGCGCGGCAACGCGGCCAGATCGAGCGTCGTGGCAACTCTCTGCGCGTTAGGGTCTACGCCGGCGTCGATCCCGTAACCGGCAAGCGCCTCTACCTTGAGGAGTCGACGACCGACGAGCGCGAGGCCGAAAAGATCAGGACCCGGTTCCTCGCGGAGGTCAACGAAGAACGCCACGCTCGCAGCAACGGCCTCTTCCGCGTCGCGATGAAGGACTGGCTCGGCCTCGCCGACCTGAGCGACGACACCCGCGACACCTACGAGGGGTACGCCCGCAACTACCTCTACCCCGTGTTCGGCGATGTTCCTCTCGCCAAGATCCGAGTGCGGATGCTCGAGGAGTTCTACGCCGACATCCAACGCTGCCGCACACGCTGCGATGGGAAACCGCGCATCGAGCACCGGGTGGACGGTCCGCATGAGTGTCGAACGGTGCAGCACAAACGTCGTCCGGGCCGACCGCCGGCGGCAGGATACCCGCCGCACGACTGCGACGAGGCCGGCTGCGTCGTGACACGGTGCGAACCGCACACGTGTAAGCCGCTGGCCAAGGCGACCGTGCTCAAGTTGCATTTCATGATCCACGGCACGTTCGCGGCAGCGATCCGGTGGGAGTGGGTTAAGAGCAATCCGGCCGAGCACGCCAGGAAGCCGCGAGCGCCGAAGCCTGACCCTCAGCCGCCGACGTCAGAGCAGGCTGCGAGGATCATTCAGGCCGCGTGGGAAAAGGACGACGCGTACGGCTCGCTCGTGTGGCTAGTCATGGTCACGGGCATGCGCCGCGGTGAGCTTGCCCGCATTCGTTGGCGCGACGTCGACTTCGACAAGGCGCTCCTTGCCGTGCACGAGACCAAGACCGACCAGCCCCGACGAATTGCACTCGACGCCGCGACGGTGGACGTCCTCCGAGACCTTCGCCTGCACTACGAAAGCCGGATGCGCGCCCTCGATGCCGAGCCGACCGAAGATGCGTACCTGTTCTCGCCGTCGCCGACGTTCGACCGGCCATACAATCGATCTTGGCTCAGCCGCCGCTATTCGCGGATGTGTTCGTCGCTCGGGATTGACAGCCATCTGCATGCCCTCCGGCACTACGCGGCCACCGAGCTCATTCTGGCTGGAGTCGACATCCGAACGGTCGCCGGCCGTCTCGGCCACGCCGACGGGGGCAACACCACTCTGCGGGTATACGCCGCTTGGGTTGCCGAAGCCGACAAGCGAGCGGCTGACGTCATCGGCGGTCGAATGAAGCGTCCGAGCCGAAGCCAAGCCCGCCCGGAAGTCCTGCCAGGTGGCGAGCGCGTAGCGGTGCCGCACGACGTCATGCGCGCCGTATGTTCGCGTTGGCCAGCTCGCGGGGAATCTTGGGCTTCTGCCGCGGAAGGCGAGTTCGCCGAGCTGTGCCGCAGCCACGAAGCTCAACCACGGAAGGTCTTGGCCGCCCGCTACGGACTCGTCGTGTCGGTCGAAACACCCAACGGACGACTGATCATGAAGTCGACGCCTGATCCTGCCGGTGCACTCCAGGCAAGCGCAGCGCGACGGCTCGCAATGCTCGGTGTGGCGCCGGCTGTCCACCAAGTCGTTGAGTCTGCAGTCAGCACGTGGACGGTCATGGACCAGGTGCAGCCGGGGACGAGAGACATTCAGTCTGCATCGATCGACGAACTCGCCGACGTTCTTCGCCCACTCGCCGGGGCCTTGCAGACTCGGGAGTTCCCACCGATCTCCATCTGGCTGCGCGAGCGCCTCCTCGGTGGTGATGCGTTCGACCTACCGCGGGGCTTCGAGGCGGCGAGCGACAGGGAACGCGAGCGAGCCCTGTCGATCCTCGATCAGCTCGTCGTCGACGAGTCGCGTTCCTTGTGCCACGGAGACCTTTCGTCCGGGAACGTGCTCCGTGGCGAACACGGGTTGCTGTTGATTGATCCCCGTGCAGTTTCTGGAGACCGTGAGTACGACGCCGCCGTTCTTGCTCTCAAGGCTGGCCGACCGGTCGGCGAGTTGGCACGCCGCCTCAAGATTGACGTTTCTCGAGCCGAGGCGTGGGGAGCGGTCGCCGTTGCAGCTCGTGTCTGA
- a CDS encoding DLW-39 family protein, whose amino-acid sequence MKKLLALAVVAGGVLFVVKRNKAAKAEADLWRQATAPSGPVSANGSTPAKAADASRN is encoded by the coding sequence GTGAAGAAGCTGTTGGCACTCGCAGTCGTCGCGGGCGGCGTCCTATTCGTCGTCAAGCGCAACAAGGCTGCCAAAGCCGAGGCCGACCTCTGGCGCCAGGCCACCGCCCCCTCGGGCCCGGTCTCCGCGAACGGCAGCACGCCGGCCAAGGCCGCGGACGCTTCCCGCAACTGA